From Demequina capsici, one genomic window encodes:
- the ctaD gene encoding aa3-type cytochrome oxidase subunit I: MATVAYEEPGALDTVRTIPAAPSRSGSQVIKWITSTDHKTIGYMYLITSFFFFIVGGILALLIRAELFEPGIQIVQSADQYNQLFTMHGTIMLLLFATPLFAGFANVIMPLQIGAPDVAFPRLNMFAYWLYLFGGLITISGFFTPSGAASFGWFAYAPLSNEVYSPGVGGNLWVFGLALAGFGTILGSVNFITTIVTMRAPGMTMFRMPIFTWNTLVTSMLVIIAFPPFASALFALGADRVLHAQVFNPDNGGAILWQHLFWFFGHPEVYIIALPFFGIVSEIFPVFSRKPLFGYHGLVYATIAIAALSVSVWAHHMYVTGAVLLPFFSFMTMLIAVPTGVKFYNWIGTMWRGKIVMATPMLWSVGFLITFLFGGLTGIILSSPVLDFPISDTYFVVAHFHYVVFGTVVFAMFAGFYFWWPKFTGKMLNETWGKVHFFLLFIGFHTTFLIQHWLGAAGMARRYVDYLPEDGFTWMNQVSTVGAFLTAISTLPFLWNVYITHKRAPKVTVDDPWGFGGSLEWATSCPPPRHNFTSIPRIRSERPAFDLHHPEVAAIDHAHDHDKPVKVAAK, encoded by the coding sequence ATGGCCACCGTCGCATACGAGGAGCCAGGCGCTCTCGACACCGTCCGCACGATCCCGGCAGCCCCCAGCCGTTCCGGGTCGCAGGTCATCAAGTGGATCACCTCCACCGACCACAAGACCATCGGGTACATGTACCTGATCACGTCGTTCTTCTTCTTCATCGTGGGCGGCATCCTCGCCCTGCTGATCCGCGCCGAGCTCTTCGAGCCCGGCATCCAGATCGTGCAGTCGGCGGACCAGTACAACCAGCTCTTCACGATGCACGGCACGATCATGCTGCTGCTGTTCGCGACCCCGCTCTTCGCAGGCTTCGCGAACGTGATCATGCCGCTCCAGATCGGCGCGCCCGACGTGGCGTTCCCGCGCTTGAACATGTTCGCCTACTGGCTCTACCTGTTCGGCGGTCTGATCACGATCTCCGGCTTCTTCACTCCGTCCGGCGCCGCCTCCTTCGGATGGTTCGCCTACGCGCCCCTGTCGAACGAGGTGTACTCGCCGGGCGTCGGAGGCAACCTGTGGGTGTTCGGCCTGGCCCTCGCCGGATTCGGAACCATCCTGGGCTCGGTCAACTTCATCACGACGATCGTGACGATGCGTGCCCCCGGAATGACGATGTTCCGGATGCCGATCTTCACCTGGAACACGCTCGTGACCTCCATGCTGGTCATCATCGCGTTCCCGCCGTTCGCGTCGGCCCTCTTCGCGCTCGGTGCCGACCGCGTGCTTCACGCGCAGGTGTTCAACCCTGACAACGGCGGCGCCATCCTGTGGCAGCACCTGTTCTGGTTCTTCGGTCACCCCGAGGTCTACATCATCGCGCTGCCGTTCTTCGGCATCGTGTCCGAGATCTTCCCGGTGTTCAGCCGCAAGCCGCTGTTCGGCTACCACGGGCTGGTCTACGCCACGATCGCGATCGCCGCGCTGTCCGTCTCCGTGTGGGCGCACCACATGTACGTGACGGGTGCGGTGCTGCTGCCGTTCTTCTCGTTCATGACCATGCTGATCGCGGTGCCGACGGGCGTGAAGTTCTACAACTGGATCGGCACCATGTGGCGAGGCAAGATCGTCATGGCCACGCCCATGCTGTGGTCCGTCGGCTTCCTCATCACGTTCCTCTTCGGTGGCCTGACAGGCATCATCCTGTCCTCGCCGGTCCTTGACTTCCCGATCTCCGACACGTACTTCGTCGTGGCTCACTTCCACTATGTGGTGTTCGGCACGGTGGTCTTCGCGATGTTCGCCGGCTTCTACTTCTGGTGGCCCAAGTTCACCGGCAAGATGCTGAACGAGACGTGGGGCAAGGTCCACTTCTTCCTGCTGTTCATCGGCTTCCACACCACGTTCCTCATCCAGCACTGGCTGGGTGCGGCGGGCATGGCGCGACGCTACGTCGACTACCTCCCGGAGGATGGCTTCACCTGGATGAACCAGGTCTCCACCGTGGGCGCGTTCCTCACGGCCATCTCCACGCTGCCGTTCCTGTGGAACGTGTACATCACGCACAAGCGCGCGCCCAAGGTGACGGTCGACGACCCGTGGGGCTTCGGTGGCTCGCTCGAGTGGGCCACCTCCTGCCCCCCGCCGCGTCACAACTTCACGTCCATCCCGCGCATCCGATCCGAGCGCCCCGCGTTCGACCTGCACCACCCCGAGGTGGCCGCGATCGACCACGCGCACGATCACGACAAGCCCGTCAAGGTCGCGGCGAAGTAG
- a CDS encoding cytochrome c oxidase subunit 4, whose product MKIESNLFLLPGAFFLFIGIVYGALTHFEEMVGFPAILLTAGLALMVGIYFKMLERRHGVRPEDRDDAEIAELSGDQGLYAPWSWWPIVLAGGGAIGFLALAVGWWLMVPAAIVGTVGLVGWVMEFSTGRFAH is encoded by the coding sequence ATGAAGATCGAGTCCAACCTCTTCCTGCTCCCAGGAGCATTCTTCCTGTTCATCGGCATCGTCTACGGGGCGCTCACGCACTTCGAGGAGATGGTCGGCTTCCCCGCGATCCTGTTGACCGCGGGTCTGGCGCTCATGGTCGGCATCTACTTCAAGATGCTGGAGCGCCGTCACGGCGTCCGTCCCGAGGACAGGGACGACGCGGAGATCGCCGAGCTGTCGGGCGACCAGGGTCTGTACGCGCCCTGGAGCTGGTGGCCGATCGTCCTCGCCGGTGGCGGCGCGATCGGGTTCCTGGCGCTCGCCGTCGGGTGGTGGCTCATGGTGCCGGCGGCGATCGTCGGCACGGTCGGCCTGGTCGGCTGGGTCATGGAGTTCTCGACGGGACGCTTCGCGCACTGA
- a CDS encoding GNAT family N-acetyltransferase translates to MHIRPMTPEDDLMPFLVLTMNWEAGRDWDEARVLAAPAIAHYIEGWMRDGDAGLLAEHADTPVGCAWWRLADASDPGYGFVAEDVPEIGLAVVPELQGRGVGRKLLETLIARARAEGLPGLSLSVEDGNDGARRLYESLGFVAVGRAGSSDTMLLGLVPPEPFRGRLADPELEEWVERSRREAPRTPLLSELRAPRERRPGPEVASAVDATMGTPHPLPVRRYVPADADAACVVYVHGGGFVHGGLDSHDRVCRRLATLAAVEVIAVDYRLAPEHAAPAAVDDVCAVVRALATDEPGRPVALAGDSAGALIAYLAARRLVDAGVPVARLLLVNPNVDPRLRMPSVRAKGSGWGLTEAGLRWFLAQWVGEGPVEALAPLELSAQGMPPTRIVVSEHDPLRDEGVALSEHLAAAQVHVCLDELAGMVHGFLTLDDVSPAARARGDDVLAACRREKGGSPEGDPPRASGGAPARS, encoded by the coding sequence GTGCACATCCGCCCGATGACCCCGGAAGACGACCTCATGCCGTTCCTGGTGCTCACCATGAACTGGGAGGCCGGCCGCGACTGGGACGAGGCCCGGGTGCTCGCGGCTCCCGCGATCGCCCACTACATCGAGGGGTGGATGCGCGACGGCGATGCAGGGCTGCTGGCCGAGCATGCCGACACGCCCGTCGGCTGCGCGTGGTGGCGCCTGGCCGACGCCTCGGACCCTGGCTACGGCTTCGTGGCCGAGGATGTCCCGGAGATCGGTCTCGCCGTCGTCCCGGAGCTCCAGGGCAGGGGCGTCGGCAGGAAGCTTCTCGAGACGCTGATCGCGCGTGCGCGGGCCGAGGGCCTGCCCGGCCTGAGCCTGTCCGTCGAGGACGGCAACGACGGCGCGAGGCGTCTGTACGAGTCGCTGGGCTTCGTCGCCGTCGGGCGCGCGGGCAGCTCGGACACGATGCTTCTGGGTCTGGTCCCGCCGGAGCCGTTCCGCGGGCGCCTCGCGGACCCGGAACTCGAGGAGTGGGTGGAACGGAGCCGGCGCGAGGCGCCAAGGACACCCCTGCTGAGCGAGCTCAGGGCACCCCGCGAGCGTCGGCCCGGGCCGGAGGTGGCGTCGGCCGTGGATGCGACCATGGGGACGCCGCACCCCTTGCCGGTGAGGCGCTACGTCCCGGCCGACGCTGACGCCGCCTGCGTCGTGTACGTGCACGGCGGTGGCTTCGTCCACGGCGGGCTGGACTCGCATGATCGCGTGTGCAGGCGCCTCGCGACGCTTGCCGCTGTGGAGGTGATCGCCGTGGACTACCGGCTCGCGCCTGAGCACGCCGCGCCGGCCGCCGTCGACGACGTCTGCGCCGTCGTCCGTGCACTGGCCACCGATGAGCCAGGCCGGCCCGTGGCTCTGGCCGGGGACAGCGCGGGGGCGTTGATCGCCTACCTCGCCGCCCGCCGCCTCGTGGATGCGGGAGTGCCGGTGGCGCGCCTGCTGCTCGTGAACCCGAACGTCGATCCACGCCTGCGGATGCCGAGCGTGCGCGCCAAAGGCTCCGGTTGGGGTCTCACCGAGGCGGGCCTGCGCTGGTTCCTGGCGCAGTGGGTCGGGGAGGGACCGGTGGAGGCGCTGGCGCCGCTGGAGCTCTCGGCCCAGGGGATGCCGCCCACGCGGATCGTCGTCAGCGAGCATGACCCGCTGCGGGACGAGGGCGTGGCCCTGAGCGAGCATCTCGCCGCCGCGCAGGTGCACGTGTGCCTCGACGAGCTCGCGGGGATGGTGCACGGCTTCCTCACGCTCGACGACGTGTCACCCGCCGCGCGTGCGAGGGGAGACGATGTGCTCGCCGCGTGCAGACGCGAAAAGGGCGGGTCTCCCGAAGGAGACCCGCCCCGAGCCAGTGGCGGCGCCCCAGCGCGCTCGTGA
- a CDS encoding superoxide dismutase, producing the protein MAEYSLPDLTYDYGALDPHIAGQIMELHHSKHHAAYVVGANTALEKMAEARDTDNFGAIAGLEKALAFNLGGHTNHSIFWTNMSPEGGDKPTGELASALDDNFGSFEKFQAHFTNNAMTIMGSGWSILAWDTIGKKLIIVQLYDQQGNVPVGLVPLLMLDMWEHAFYLQYKNVKADYVKAWWNVVDWANVQARFAKATSTEGLLVL; encoded by the coding sequence ATGGCCGAGTACAGCCTGCCGGATCTCACGTACGACTACGGAGCACTGGACCCGCACATCGCTGGCCAGATCATGGAGCTGCACCACAGCAAGCACCATGCCGCCTACGTCGTCGGCGCCAACACCGCGCTGGAGAAGATGGCGGAGGCGCGCGACACGGACAACTTCGGTGCGATCGCCGGCCTCGAGAAGGCCCTCGCGTTCAACCTGGGCGGTCACACGAACCACTCGATCTTCTGGACCAACATGTCCCCCGAGGGCGGCGACAAGCCGACGGGCGAGCTGGCCTCGGCGCTCGACGACAACTTCGGATCGTTCGAGAAGTTCCAGGCGCACTTCACCAACAACGCCATGACGATCATGGGCTCCGGCTGGTCGATCCTCGCCTGGGACACCATCGGCAAGAAGCTCATCATCGTGCAGCTCTACGACCAGCAGGGCAACGTGCCCGTGGGGCTCGTCCCGCTGCTCATGCTCGACATGTGGGAGCACGCGTTCTACCTTCAGTACAAGAACGTCAAGGCCGACTACGTCAAGGCATGGTGGAACGTCGTGGACTGGGCGAACGTCCAGGCCCGCTTCGCGAAGGCCACGTCGACCGAGGGCCTGCTGGTCCTCTAG
- the qcrB gene encoding cytochrome bc1 complex cytochrome b subunit, with protein MGAKLNKAAAGTANYVDERTGIGALVKFFSRKLFPDHWSFMLGEIALYSFIVLLISGVFITAYFEPSMTPVIYNGPLETMQGVEMSKAFQSTLHMSFEVPGGLLMRQIHHWAALMFTAAILIHMARVFFTGAFRKPREINWLVGFTLMILSLAAGFTGYSLPDDVLSGNGLRIIDGVVKSIPILGSYISFWLFGGEFPGEVLIPRLFTAHILLVPGLILAMVALHLFLVFLHKHTQYPGGGRTHKNVVGLPLFPVYTAKAGGFFFVVFGIIAILGAFFTINPVWNYGPYDPSPVSAGTQPDWYILFVDGALRLMPGWLGGFPFEWTIFGYTLTMNILTPAVIIPGLFFGFLALYPWIEAWATGDRGEKHVLDRPRNAPTRTGIGVALISFYMILAMEGSNDIIANLFHLSLNDLTWTFRVAIFVVPPTAFWITKRIALGLQRKDRELVLHGHETGRIVRHEHGEYIEVHEPLDEQERWLRVNFDNLTPFEADPEYNERGVRRPGARWQRFKARLSRFYFEDRIEPVTPAEYAAAQHHGHGEQAHEGEQELAEVAKD; from the coding sequence ATGGGCGCCAAGCTCAACAAGGCTGCCGCGGGCACCGCCAACTACGTCGACGAGCGCACCGGCATCGGCGCCCTCGTCAAGTTCTTCTCACGGAAGCTCTTCCCCGACCACTGGTCGTTCATGCTGGGCGAGATCGCGCTGTACTCGTTCATCGTGCTGCTGATCTCGGGCGTCTTCATCACGGCGTACTTCGAGCCGTCGATGACCCCCGTGATCTACAACGGTCCGCTCGAGACCATGCAGGGCGTCGAGATGTCGAAGGCGTTCCAGTCGACGCTGCACATGTCGTTCGAGGTGCCTGGCGGCCTGCTGATGCGCCAGATCCACCACTGGGCCGCGCTGATGTTCACCGCTGCGATCCTGATCCACATGGCCCGCGTGTTCTTCACCGGAGCGTTCCGCAAGCCTCGCGAGATCAACTGGCTCGTGGGCTTCACGCTGATGATCCTGTCGCTCGCGGCAGGCTTCACCGGCTACTCGCTGCCCGACGACGTCCTGTCCGGCAACGGCCTGCGCATCATCGACGGCGTGGTGAAGTCGATCCCGATCCTCGGGTCGTACATCTCCTTCTGGCTGTTCGGGGGCGAGTTCCCAGGCGAGGTGCTGATCCCGCGCCTCTTCACCGCGCACATCCTGCTGGTCCCTGGCCTGATCCTCGCGATGGTGGCGCTGCACCTGTTCCTGGTGTTCCTCCACAAGCACACGCAGTACCCAGGCGGCGGGCGCACCCACAAGAACGTGGTCGGGCTCCCCCTGTTCCCGGTCTACACCGCGAAGGCGGGCGGATTCTTCTTCGTCGTGTTCGGCATCATCGCCATCCTCGGTGCCTTCTTCACGATCAACCCCGTGTGGAACTACGGTCCGTACGACCCGTCGCCGGTGTCTGCTGGAACCCAGCCTGACTGGTACATCCTGTTCGTCGACGGCGCTCTGCGACTCATGCCCGGTTGGCTCGGCGGCTTCCCGTTCGAGTGGACGATCTTCGGCTACACGCTGACGATGAACATCCTCACGCCCGCGGTGATCATCCCGGGCCTGTTCTTCGGCTTCCTCGCGCTGTACCCGTGGATCGAGGCGTGGGCCACCGGCGACCGTGGCGAGAAGCACGTGCTCGACCGTCCGCGGAACGCGCCTACCCGCACCGGCATCGGCGTCGCGCTGATCTCGTTCTACATGATCCTCGCCATGGAGGGATCGAACGACATCATCGCGAACCTGTTCCATCTGTCGCTCAACGACCTCACGTGGACGTTCCGCGTCGCGATCTTCGTCGTGCCGCCCACGGCCTTCTGGATCACCAAGCGCATCGCGCTCGGCCTCCAGCGGAAGGACCGCGAGCTGGTGCTCCACGGGCACGAGACGGGCCGCATCGTCCGTCACGAGCACGGCGAGTACATCGAGGTGCACGAGCCGCTCGACGAGCAGGAGCGTTGGCTGAGGGTCAACTTCGACAACCTCACGCCGTTCGAGGCGGACCCCGAGTACAACGAGCGTGGCGTGCGTCGCCCCGGCGCCCGGTGGCAGCGGTTCAAGGCTCGCCTGTCGCGCTTCTACTTCGAGGACCGCATCGAGCCTGTCACTCCTGCGGAGTACGCGGCGGCACAGCACCACGGCCATGGCGAACAGGCACACGAGGGCGAGCAGGAGCTCGCTGAGGTCGCCAAGGACTGA
- the qcrA gene encoding cytochrome bc1 complex Rieske iron-sulfur subunit: protein MSIDKHTEPSSDSTFEDPGLPYHRPRKADVDPKAADRAERQTAFLFGLSILGTILALVGYFGMDLGDTVGTVRSFTAVLGLGIAVAMLGIGTGAIHWAKTLMRDHEMVEERHPMRSSDEARDGAVQDLKDGVVDSGLAGPKRRSLLKGSLITALAIAPLSLLVPQIGSMGADWNVSKFRSTMWAKGVRLTKDPSGDPIKASDVTIGSVFHVIPDGLNDLEEGKLEEKAKAVVLLVRLNPADLNVQPGRENWSFDGIIAYSKICTHVGCPVALYEQQTHHLLCPCHQSTFDVANGAKVVFGPAKRPLPQLPIAVDDEGYIIAQSDFHEPVGPSFWDRLKGDDTAEEVQG from the coding sequence ATGAGCATCGACAAGCACACCGAGCCCTCCTCCGACTCGACGTTCGAGGACCCGGGCCTGCCCTACCACCGACCACGCAAGGCCGACGTCGACCCCAAGGCCGCCGACCGCGCCGAGCGTCAGACGGCGTTCCTGTTCGGGCTGTCGATCCTCGGCACGATCCTCGCGCTCGTCGGCTACTTCGGTATGGACCTCGGCGACACCGTCGGCACCGTGCGCAGCTTCACCGCCGTCCTGGGCCTCGGCATCGCCGTCGCCATGCTCGGCATCGGCACCGGCGCCATCCACTGGGCGAAGACGCTCATGCGCGACCACGAGATGGTCGAGGAGCGCCACCCCATGCGCTCCTCCGACGAGGCGCGAGACGGCGCGGTCCAGGACCTCAAGGACGGCGTCGTCGACTCCGGCCTCGCAGGCCCCAAGCGCCGCAGCCTGCTCAAGGGCTCGTTGATCACGGCGCTCGCGATCGCTCCCCTGTCGCTGCTCGTGCCCCAGATCGGCTCGATGGGCGCCGACTGGAACGTGTCCAAGTTCCGCAGCACCATGTGGGCCAAGGGCGTCCGCCTGACCAAGGACCCCTCAGGCGACCCGATCAAGGCCTCCGACGTCACCATCGGATCGGTCTTCCACGTCATCCCCGACGGTCTGAACGACCTCGAGGAAGGCAAGCTGGAGGAGAAGGCGAAGGCCGTGGTGCTCCTGGTCCGCCTCAACCCGGCCGATCTCAACGTCCAGCCCGGCCGCGAGAACTGGTCCTTCGACGGCATCATCGCCTACTCGAAGATCTGCACCCACGTCGGCTGCCCTGTCGCGCTGTACGAGCAGCAGACGCATCATCTGCTGTGCCCGTGCCACCAGTCGACGTTCGACGTCGCCAACGGCGCGAAGGTGGTGTTCGGCCCGGCCAAGCGCCCGCTGCCGCAGCTGCCGATCGCCGTCGACGACGAGGGCTACATCATCGCGCAGAGCGACTTCCACGAGCCTGTCGGACCGAGCTTCTGGGACCGTCTGAAGGGCGATGACACCGCCGAGGAGGTTCAGGGCTGA
- the qcrC gene encoding cytochrome bc1 complex diheme cytochrome c subunit yields the protein MHALATKRYHKAAPFLLVMLLLALITCIGAIATSQTAEATTASSSDLEAGQKLFSSNCATCHGIDAQGQDGVAPSLVGVGAAAVDFQVGTGRMPMQASGPQAPAKPVAFSATEISQLAAYVASLGSGPSIPTAEEVDPSLGDPAKGMELFRTNCAMCHGSVGGGGALTEGKFAPSLMKTTPTHIFEAMLTGPQSMPVFNNANITPEDKRDIIAYLVAQRDGSPGGLSLGAIGPVAEGWWAWIVGIGLLIGSTIWIGARSS from the coding sequence ATGCACGCACTCGCAACGAAGCGCTACCACAAGGCGGCGCCATTCCTCCTGGTCATGCTGCTCCTCGCACTGATCACCTGCATCGGGGCCATCGCGACGTCGCAGACCGCTGAGGCGACCACCGCGTCGTCCTCCGATCTCGAGGCCGGCCAGAAGCTCTTCTCCTCCAACTGCGCCACCTGCCACGGCATCGACGCCCAAGGCCAGGACGGCGTGGCACCGTCGCTCGTCGGCGTCGGCGCGGCGGCCGTCGACTTCCAGGTGGGCACCGGCCGCATGCCGATGCAGGCCTCCGGACCGCAGGCGCCCGCCAAGCCGGTCGCATTCTCCGCCACGGAGATCTCGCAGCTCGCCGCGTACGTCGCGTCGCTCGGCTCCGGCCCGTCGATCCCGACCGCGGAGGAGGTGGACCCGTCGCTCGGCGACCCCGCCAAGGGCATGGAGCTCTTCCGCACCAACTGCGCCATGTGCCACGGCTCCGTCGGCGGCGGCGGCGCGCTCACCGAGGGCAAGTTCGCGCCGTCGCTCATGAAGACGACGCCCACGCACATCTTCGAGGCGATGCTCACCGGCCCGCAGTCCATGCCGGTGTTCAACAACGCCAACATCACCCCCGAGGACAAGCGCGACATCATCGCGTACCTGGTCGCGCAGCGCGACGGATCCCCCGGCGGACTCTCGCTCGGAGCCATCGGCCCCGTCGCCGAGGGCTGGTGGGCCTGGATCGTCGGAATCGGCCTCCTCATCGGAAGCACCATCTGGATCGGAGCGCGCTCCTCATGA
- the ctaE gene encoding aa3-type cytochrome oxidase subunit III, producing the protein MSHATTVPSPIHATRPNQVAVGTIVWLSSELMFFAGLFAMYFTLRAQVPDVWEQITPLLNVKFAFVNTTVLVLSSFTAQAGVWAAERYQRRRTGSIWQVKSWGMHEWFVLTYLMGSFFIAGQVYEYAGLISDGLTISSSPYGSVFYLATGFHGLHVLGGLIAMLFVLARSFAAKKFTAHEATTTIVVSYYWHFVDVVWIALFSVVYLVQ; encoded by the coding sequence ATGTCCCACGCCACGACTGTGCCGTCACCCATACATGCCACCAGGCCGAACCAGGTGGCCGTTGGAACCATCGTGTGGCTCAGCTCCGAGCTGATGTTCTTCGCCGGGCTGTTCGCGATGTACTTCACACTCCGGGCCCAGGTCCCGGACGTATGGGAGCAGATCACACCCCTCCTCAACGTCAAGTTCGCCTTCGTGAACACCACCGTGCTGGTGCTCAGCTCCTTCACCGCCCAAGCGGGCGTGTGGGCGGCCGAGCGTTACCAGCGCCGCCGCACCGGCTCGATCTGGCAGGTCAAGAGCTGGGGCATGCACGAGTGGTTCGTCCTCACATACCTGATGGGCTCGTTCTTCATCGCGGGCCAGGTCTACGAGTACGCAGGCCTCATCTCCGATGGCCTCACGATCTCGTCGAGCCCGTACGGCTCGGTGTTCTACCTGGCGACCGGCTTCCACGGCCTGCACGTCCTCGGTGGACTCATCGCGATGCTGTTCGTCCTCGCGCGCTCCTTCGCCGCGAAGAAGTTCACCGCGCACGAGGCCACCACCACCATCGTCGTGTCGTACTACTGGCACTTCGTCGACGTGGTCTGGATCGCCCTGTTCTCCGTCGTCTACCTGGTTCAGTGA